A segment of the Desulfobacterales bacterium genome:
AAGTCAAAAAATTTTTAAATCATAAAATATATGGAGCGACTATATGAAAATAGCATTAATTATTCCCAAGAATAGTTCTGACAATAAACAAAGTTTTTATGATTATAAATTCTACGCAAAATTTTTACTCACAAAAAAATACATTTCTTATCTTCTTGCTATCCCAACTATTGCCGCATTAACTCCTCCTAAACATGAAATTAGAATATTCGACGAAAATATCGAAGAAATTGATTATACATGGGGCGCTGATCTTGCAGGCATCACCGTTAGAACAATGTTTGCCAAAAGAGCTTACGCTATATCGGCAAATTTCAGATCAAAGGGCGTTAAAACCGTTTTAGGAGGAATTCATCCTTCAATGTGCACTGAAGAAGCGTCTCAACATTGTGATGCCGTAGTTGTTGGCGAAGCTGAAAATATTTGGGCGAAATTACTACAAGACGTTGAAGATGGTAATTTAAAGCAGATATATAAAGCGGAGGAATTTGTTGATATGACGACCTCTCCGACTCCTAATCGGAAGGCATTAAGGAGAGATCATTACTTTTCTGATATTCTTCAAACAGCAAAAGGCTGTCCTTTTCATTGCGAATTTTGTTCAGTACACGCTTTTGATGGTCAGAAAATTCGGAATAAAACAATAGAACAAGTCCTGAAAGAAGTTGAGGATATTAAGTCATCTGGCCCTCAATACAAGAAAAAAAATGCTATTTTCTTTGCTGATGATAATATTATTGCAAATAAAAAATTTGTGAAGGAGCTTTTTATTGCTCTTAAACCATACAATATTAACTGGATGTGCCAAGCGTCAATAAATATTTCCCAAGAAGATGAACTTCTTGAATTAATGAGGGACTGCGGTTGTGGAGCTGTATTTATTGGATTTGAATCCATATCGAAAAACAATTTAAAAAGCATGGATAAAGGCATAAATCAAAAATTTGATTATATTGAAGCAATAAATAAAATACAATCTTACGGAATACTTGTTCACAGTTCATTTATTGTTGGTTATGATTTTGATACGCTGTCTTCATTTGATGAATTGATTAATTTTATTGAAGCATCAAACCTTTTAATACCTTTAATTAATATTCTGACTCCATTTCCTGGCACTAAATTATTCAAGCGTTTTGAAGAAGAAGGGCGTATTATCCATAAAGACTGGAGTAGATATGACACCAAAAATGTAGTTTTTTATCCAACGAAGATGAGTCCAGATTTATTATTTGAAGGCTTTAAAAAAGTTGTTAAGTCTATCTATTCTTTTGATTCCATCCTTAAAAAATTAAACTATTATTGGAATATAGATTTCTGGAAACGCTCTAATGAACTTGATCCTGTTAAATTCAAATACAGGCTAATGTTCGCGCTTCGACTTATAACATTACTTGCTTCCGGTAATACTGCTCGTTCAAAATTTATTTTAAAAATACTGCCACGTGTTTTTGATAAACGTGTTAGAATATCGAATATTCTTGCATTAATGGCTTATAACGATTTTAGCGAATCTTTATAAGCATTGAGCGGATTCCAAAAATTTATTATTTTTGGTTGACTCGTTTTTAGTTTTTATTTATTTACATTACATCTATAGTTTTTAAGAAAAGTAAATTGGAAAAATTAAATAAACGTCGTAGGACGTCATTCCGGAAAAAATTGAAAAATGAATATTTTTCAATTTTAATCCGGAATCCAGAATAAAAGTCTTCATATTCTCTGGATTCCGGGTTAAAGTCAGAAAATCTAAACGATTTTCTG
Coding sequences within it:
- a CDS encoding B12-binding domain-containing radical SAM protein, whose translation is MKIALIIPKNSSDNKQSFYDYKFYAKFLLTKKYISYLLAIPTIAALTPPKHEIRIFDENIEEIDYTWGADLAGITVRTMFAKRAYAISANFRSKGVKTVLGGIHPSMCTEEASQHCDAVVVGEAENIWAKLLQDVEDGNLKQIYKAEEFVDMTTSPTPNRKALRRDHYFSDILQTAKGCPFHCEFCSVHAFDGQKIRNKTIEQVLKEVEDIKSSGPQYKKKNAIFFADDNIIANKKFVKELFIALKPYNINWMCQASINISQEDELLELMRDCGCGAVFIGFESISKNNLKSMDKGINQKFDYIEAINKIQSYGILVHSSFIVGYDFDTLSSFDELINFIEASNLLIPLINILTPFPGTKLFKRFEEEGRIIHKDWSRYDTKNVVFYPTKMSPDLLFEGFKKVVKSIYSFDSILKKLNYYWNIDFWKRSNELDPVKFKYRLMFALRLITLLASGNTARSKFILKILPRVFDKRVRISNILALMAYNDFSESL